One window of Cryobacterium arcticum genomic DNA carries:
- a CDS encoding transglutaminase domain-containing protein: protein MSRSDPTPRTAMPQSPATPASPGPVRARLAALRPFPSAAWADVAVLSLLSLLGVLGLETSFGDYNFLVAGLGGLIVGTGAAVLGYALRLGVVTNVLLAILVYFLLGTPFTMPGEALLGVLPSVSSTAGLALGAVFGWADIVTLGTPVEAPYYMPVLPYFAAWLVALVATMLASRWLPRHRRTVWRTGLLLVGPVLLYLTGILMGTDQTYFAGLRGVAFAVVAIVWIGWRRSNQGSAGRSGAALSGADAAGTRRLFRRKLLGTATVMLGAVLIGALVGGVLAPNPKDRFVLREEIQPPFDPLEFSSPLAGFRQYTKTLADTPLFTVTGLQPGEVLRLASMDAYDGKLWNVAAPDTLVGGSGSFRLVGRTIPAPALATSIQNSTVTIDVVGYEDVWLPGVGYPTTVDFDDAGSQAESESLRYNSDSGTAVLTSGVEPGYEYTVSAQLQQTYRDEDLQNIPVADVTLPAVQNIPDVVVAKAIEFSGGADTPIDSLRAIEQSLKTKGFLSHGLASDGIPSRAGHGADRLNELFTRTQMVGDEEQYAAAMALMARSLNYPARVVMGFAPEVAEDATSVEVTGTDVTAWVEVAFEGIGWVPFYPTPDQTDVPQDQTPKPKTEPQPQVRQPPRMDNEADDLLTAVEIDDTKNETKDKDFVLPVWAWIAIGVVGIPLLLLGLPLLIVALLKSRRRRRRKTRGTGDQRAAGAWSELTDGFAELGYDVPRDSTRRQVAASLDSQLIAQLATRPEAAGAELTSAELTSAEPADVDPARLEPAGVDPADEAPSDAPATDARLSDAPPADAPAVAEPAVARPKPTRSAPARSVDLIDAAEVVAAHRLVPVADTVDSAVFGGREIDDEAVDETWAQALASLATASASAGRLRRLFARFRLRSKRDWSQVNLRGSREGSRGSTRGRG, encoded by the coding sequence ATGAGCCGCTCAGACCCCACCCCGCGCACCGCGATGCCGCAAAGCCCGGCCACACCGGCCTCTCCAGGTCCGGTCCGGGCCCGTCTGGCCGCCCTGCGTCCGTTCCCGTCCGCCGCCTGGGCGGATGTCGCTGTGCTCAGCCTGCTCTCGCTCCTCGGAGTCCTGGGACTCGAGACCTCCTTCGGCGACTACAACTTCCTCGTGGCGGGGCTCGGCGGCCTGATCGTGGGCACCGGCGCCGCCGTGCTCGGTTACGCCCTGCGGCTGGGCGTCGTCACCAACGTCCTCCTGGCGATCCTGGTCTACTTCCTCCTCGGCACGCCGTTCACCATGCCCGGCGAGGCCCTGCTGGGCGTGCTGCCCAGCGTCTCGTCCACGGCCGGTCTCGCGCTCGGCGCGGTCTTCGGCTGGGCCGATATCGTCACCCTCGGCACCCCCGTCGAGGCTCCGTACTACATGCCGGTGCTGCCGTACTTCGCAGCCTGGCTGGTCGCGCTGGTCGCCACCATGCTCGCCAGCCGCTGGCTGCCCCGGCACCGCCGCACGGTGTGGCGCACGGGCCTGCTGCTCGTCGGCCCGGTGCTGCTCTACCTCACCGGCATCCTGATGGGCACCGACCAGACCTACTTCGCGGGCCTGCGCGGTGTGGCCTTCGCCGTCGTCGCCATCGTCTGGATCGGCTGGCGACGCAGCAACCAGGGCTCGGCCGGCCGCTCGGGCGCCGCCCTCTCCGGCGCTGATGCGGCCGGCACCCGCCGGCTCTTCCGCCGCAAGCTCCTCGGCACGGCCACCGTTATGCTCGGTGCGGTGCTCATCGGCGCCCTCGTCGGCGGCGTCCTCGCCCCGAACCCGAAGGACCGGTTCGTGCTGCGCGAGGAGATCCAGCCGCCGTTCGACCCGTTGGAGTTCTCCAGCCCGCTTGCGGGTTTCCGCCAGTACACCAAGACGCTGGCCGACACCCCGCTGTTCACCGTGACGGGCCTGCAGCCCGGCGAAGTGCTGCGGCTGGCCAGCATGGACGCCTACGACGGCAAGCTGTGGAACGTGGCCGCGCCCGACACCCTCGTCGGCGGGTCCGGCAGCTTCCGGCTCGTGGGGCGCACCATCCCTGCGCCTGCCCTGGCCACCAGCATCCAGAACAGCACGGTCACCATCGACGTCGTGGGATATGAGGATGTCTGGCTGCCCGGTGTGGGCTACCCGACCACGGTGGACTTCGACGACGCCGGCAGCCAGGCCGAGTCCGAGAGCCTGCGCTACAACAGCGACAGCGGCACCGCCGTGCTCACGAGCGGGGTGGAACCCGGCTACGAGTACACCGTGAGCGCCCAGTTGCAGCAGACCTACCGCGACGAAGACCTCCAGAACATTCCCGTCGCCGATGTCACCCTGCCGGCCGTGCAGAACATCCCGGATGTCGTCGTGGCCAAGGCCATCGAATTCTCCGGCGGCGCCGACACCCCCATCGACAGCCTGCGCGCCATCGAACAGTCCCTGAAGACCAAGGGGTTCCTCAGCCACGGCCTGGCCTCCGACGGCATCCCGTCCCGGGCCGGCCACGGCGCCGACCGGCTGAACGAGCTCTTCACCCGCACCCAGATGGTGGGCGACGAGGAGCAGTACGCCGCGGCCATGGCCCTGATGGCGCGCAGCCTGAACTACCCGGCCCGTGTGGTCATGGGCTTCGCACCCGAGGTGGCCGAGGACGCCACGAGCGTGGAGGTCACCGGTACCGATGTGACCGCCTGGGTGGAAGTCGCGTTCGAAGGGATCGGCTGGGTGCCCTTCTACCCGACCCCCGATCAGACGGATGTGCCTCAGGACCAGACCCCGAAGCCCAAGACCGAGCCGCAGCCGCAGGTGCGCCAGCCCCCGCGCATGGACAACGAGGCCGACGACCTGCTCACTGCCGTGGAGATCGACGACACCAAGAACGAGACCAAGGACAAGGACTTCGTCCTGCCCGTCTGGGCGTGGATCGCCATCGGCGTCGTCGGCATCCCGCTGCTGCTCCTGGGCCTTCCATTGCTCATCGTGGCGCTGCTCAAGTCCCGGCGCCGGCGCCGGCGCAAGACTCGGGGAACGGGCGATCAGCGCGCCGCCGGGGCCTGGTCGGAACTGACCGACGGTTTCGCCGAGCTCGGCTACGACGTGCCCCGCGACTCCACCCGTCGCCAGGTCGCCGCGAGCCTGGACAGCCAGCTCATCGCTCAGCTCGCCACCCGGCCCGAGGCGGCCGGTGCCGAGCTGACGAGTGCCGAGCTGACGAGCGCCGAGCCGGCAGACGTCGACCCGGCACGTCTGGAGCCGGCGGGCGTTGACCCGGCGGACGAGGCACCCTCAGACGCGCCGGCGACCGACGCGCGGCTCTCTGACGCGCCGCCCGCTGACGCGCCGGCCGTTGCTGAGCCGGCGGTGGCCCGGCCGAAGCCGACCCGGTCTGCTCCGGCCCGGTCGGTGGACCTCATCGACGCGGCCGAGGTCGTGGCGGCCCACCGGCTGGTGCCCGTGGCCGACACCGTCGACAGCGCGGTCTTCGGCGGTCGCGAGATCGACGACGAGGCCGTTGACGAGACCTGGGCCCAGGCGCTGGCGTCCCTCGCCACGGCGAGTGCGTCGGCGGGCCGGTTGCGCCGCCTGTTCGCCCGGTTCCGGCTGCGCTCCAAGCGCGACTGGAGCCAGGTCAATCTCCGCGGGTCCCGCGAGGGTTCCCGGGGCTCCACACGAGGCCGAGGGTAG